A stretch of Schaalia odontolytica DNA encodes these proteins:
- the arfB gene encoding alternative ribosome rescue aminoacyl-tRNA hydrolase ArfB — MNDLRIPPGPGCPRGLVVPAGDLVERFSHASGPGGQGVNTADSRVQLSLDLAATVALNDEQRERALSVLGERLTGTVLTITAAETRSQRRNRAAARERLAEVLRAALVPPIPRRATKPTRASKLRRLADKKRRSEVKARRRRPDAD; from the coding sequence ATGAACGATCTGCGCATCCCTCCCGGGCCCGGCTGCCCGCGCGGCCTCGTCGTGCCCGCGGGGGATCTGGTCGAGCGCTTCTCTCATGCGTCGGGCCCCGGTGGGCAGGGCGTCAACACCGCGGATTCGCGGGTGCAGCTCAGCCTGGACCTCGCTGCGACAGTCGCGCTGAATGACGAGCAGCGCGAGCGAGCCCTGTCGGTGCTCGGCGAGCGACTCACCGGGACCGTCCTGACCATCACCGCCGCCGAGACCCGTTCCCAGCGCCGCAACCGCGCCGCCGCGCGCGAACGCCTCGCGGAAGTTCTACGCGCGGCCCTCGTCCCGCCCATCCCGCGGCGCGCCACGAAGCCGACGCGCGCGTCTAAACTGCGCCGCCTCGCGGACAAGAAGAGGCGCTCGGAGGTCAAGGCGCGCAGGCGCCGCCCGGATGCGGACTAA
- a CDS encoding class I SAM-dependent methyltransferase, with protein MSTQNSTINRDSQAYWNKRAATFTRDATIDYERWLLDLLALEDGDEVLDMGCATGTLAVPLARAGHRVHGCDFAEAMLAILDERAAADKLPITSHLLAWEDDWEEAGLGENSVDVAFASRSLMSGDVPACVRKLDAAARSRAAVVVPDSLLPSRDPRLLTYLGRAARRSHVVRDVTRALTSLGRIPVFATTRTFRPMRFSSFDEARADLRRLAGPEPFTAREQRLFDAYAAQHIVREAPADPSEVAREHWVLDYLLPVTWVFIGWRTDGSEWA; from the coding sequence ATGTCGACACAGAACAGCACAATTAACCGAGACTCGCAGGCCTATTGGAACAAGAGGGCCGCGACGTTCACGAGAGACGCGACCATCGACTACGAGCGCTGGCTCCTGGATCTCCTCGCGCTCGAAGATGGTGATGAGGTCCTCGACATGGGGTGTGCGACGGGCACGCTCGCCGTCCCCCTCGCCCGCGCCGGGCACCGCGTCCACGGCTGCGACTTCGCCGAGGCCATGCTGGCTATCCTCGACGAGCGCGCGGCCGCCGACAAACTGCCGATCACCTCCCACCTACTCGCCTGGGAGGACGACTGGGAGGAGGCGGGCCTGGGTGAGAACAGCGTGGATGTCGCCTTCGCGTCACGCTCCCTCATGAGCGGGGACGTGCCCGCTTGCGTGCGCAAGCTCGACGCGGCGGCCCGATCACGCGCGGCGGTCGTCGTGCCCGACAGCCTGCTCCCGTCCCGTGACCCACGCCTGCTCACCTACCTGGGACGCGCAGCGAGGCGCTCGCACGTCGTCCGCGACGTGACCCGCGCACTCACATCCCTGGGGCGGATCCCGGTTTTCGCGACCACACGCACCTTCCGCCCAATGCGTTTTTCTTCCTTCGATGAGGCCCGCGCGGACCTTCGTCGCCTGGCCGGCCCAGAGCCATTCACCGCGCGCGAGCAGCGACTTTTCGATGCCTACGCGGCCCAGCATATCGTTCGCGAGGCTCCCGCTGATCCCTCTGAGGTGGCACGGGAACACTGGGTTCTGGACTACCTCCTGCCCGTCACCTGGGTGTTTATCGGCTGGCGCACCGACGGGAGCGAGTGGGCGTAG
- a CDS encoding type II toxin-antitoxin system RelB/DinJ family antitoxin yields the protein MATVNFSVRMDADLKREVEAIYAELGMNLTSAVNAFLRQSVRVGGMPFDLRLNEQQRETVLAMLEAEQLASDPGVEAMDVEDALAELKR from the coding sequence ATGGCAACTGTGAATTTTAGTGTGCGCATGGATGCAGATCTTAAGCGTGAGGTTGAAGCGATCTACGCGGAGCTTGGTATGAATCTGACGTCCGCTGTGAACGCTTTCCTCCGTCAGAGCGTGCGGGTGGGTGGAATGCCCTTCGATCTGCGTCTGAATGAGCAGCAGCGTGAGACTGTCTTGGCGATGTTGGAAGCGGAGCAGCTGGCCTCTGATCCAGGTGTTGAGGCCATGGATGTTGAAGACGCTCTGGCGGAGTTGAAGCGCTAA
- a CDS encoding type II toxin-antitoxin system YafQ family toxin, which produces MTLKVVWTTKFKRDYKRVMKRGLDINRLDQVIRTLAAGEVLAISHRDHALGGDWRGHRECHVQPDWLLIYYVDGERLVLTLTRTGTHADLFGL; this is translated from the coding sequence ATGACTCTGAAAGTCGTTTGGACAACGAAGTTTAAGCGCGACTACAAGCGTGTGATGAAGCGCGGGCTCGACATCAATCGTCTGGATCAAGTTATCCGAACGTTGGCAGCTGGCGAGGTACTCGCTATCTCGCACCGAGATCATGCTCTCGGGGGTGACTGGCGGGGGCATCGTGAGTGTCATGTTCAGCCTGATTGGCTGCTGATCTATTACGTGGATGGCGAGCGCCTGGTTTTGACCCTCACGCGGACGGGAACCCACGCAGATCTGTTTGGCCTCTAA
- a CDS encoding threonine aldolase family protein — MTFSATLPNFSSDYQEGAHARVLDALVATNMEQSAGYGTDEHCERARNLIREACQAPDADVYFLVGGTQTNATVIDAILLPWQGVIAPNTGHINMHEAGIVERGGHKILDTPAVEGKINAADVERICSAWEGDGARDHMIAPALVYISQPTEYGTLYSLQELEELSAVCRKRDLKLFVDGARLAYALASPANDVTLADLARLTDVFYIGGTKCGSLFGEAVVIPERGSIRQFVTQMKQHGALLAKGRLLGVQFEALFEDGLYLTIGEPAVQATARIREALKRAGYVVTMDSPTNLTFVALDQAGHERLSDKVRYSIWETLPDGRYLARIGTSWATPEEDVMAFEQALAR, encoded by the coding sequence ATGACTTTTTCTGCCACGCTGCCGAACTTCTCTAGCGACTACCAGGAGGGCGCGCACGCCCGGGTGCTCGACGCCCTCGTCGCCACCAACATGGAACAGTCCGCCGGCTACGGCACCGATGAGCACTGCGAGCGTGCCCGCAACCTGATTCGCGAGGCCTGCCAGGCCCCCGACGCCGACGTGTACTTCCTGGTCGGCGGCACGCAGACGAACGCGACCGTCATCGACGCGATCCTCCTGCCCTGGCAGGGCGTCATCGCCCCCAACACCGGTCACATCAACATGCACGAGGCCGGCATCGTCGAGCGCGGCGGCCACAAGATCCTCGACACCCCCGCCGTCGAAGGCAAAATCAATGCCGCCGACGTCGAACGCATCTGCTCGGCGTGGGAGGGCGATGGCGCGCGTGACCACATGATCGCCCCCGCCCTCGTCTATATTTCGCAGCCCACCGAGTACGGCACCCTCTACTCCCTGCAGGAGCTTGAGGAGCTCTCAGCCGTGTGTCGCAAGCGCGACCTCAAGCTTTTCGTCGACGGTGCGCGCCTCGCATACGCGCTGGCCTCGCCCGCCAACGACGTGACGCTGGCCGACCTCGCGCGCCTGACCGACGTCTTCTACATCGGTGGCACCAAGTGCGGCTCCCTCTTCGGCGAGGCCGTGGTGATCCCCGAGCGCGGATCGATCCGCCAGTTCGTCACCCAGATGAAGCAGCACGGTGCGCTCCTGGCGAAGGGGCGCCTCCTGGGCGTGCAGTTCGAGGCGCTCTTCGAGGACGGCCTCTACCTGACGATCGGCGAGCCCGCCGTTCAGGCCACTGCGCGCATCCGCGAGGCCCTCAAGCGTGCCGGCTACGTCGTCACCATGGATTCGCCGACCAACCTGACCTTCGTGGCCCTCGACCAGGCCGGGCACGAGCGCCTCTCGGACAAGGTGCGTTACAGCATCTGGGAGACCCTGCCCGATGGTCGCTACCTCGCGCGCATCGGCACCTCCTGGGCCACTCCCGAGGAGGACGTGATGGCCTTCGAGCAAGCCCTGGCCCGGTAG
- a CDS encoding nitroreductase — MTLNVETNDFSALTASRRSTRAFTDQEIPAEVLEAILADATTAPSWSNTRAFRVALATGERAQRLREHYGRLFDEEIAAHARKAEDPTVEIPVPDGDFPVRKRYPDEVRPAQIEVAKLLYGIHGIERADIEGRNRVNRRNVTAFDAPVMGFVFVHQDMLPWSALDAGLMLQTLFLSAKSRGIDSCPVGILATWREPVETEFEIPEGYRFITGFALGYADPEAPINAMQAPRPPIQLLEGK, encoded by the coding sequence ATGACACTCAACGTTGAGACGAACGACTTTTCGGCCCTGACCGCCTCGCGCCGCTCCACGCGCGCCTTTACAGACCAGGAGATTCCCGCCGAGGTCCTCGAGGCGATCCTCGCCGACGCGACGACCGCGCCGTCCTGGTCCAACACGCGCGCCTTCCGCGTCGCCCTGGCCACGGGCGAGCGTGCCCAGCGCCTGCGCGAACACTACGGGCGTCTCTTCGACGAGGAGATCGCAGCCCACGCCCGCAAGGCCGAGGACCCGACCGTGGAGATCCCCGTGCCTGACGGTGACTTCCCGGTGCGCAAGCGCTACCCGGACGAGGTGCGCCCCGCCCAGATCGAGGTCGCGAAGCTCCTCTACGGCATCCACGGCATCGAGCGCGCCGACATCGAGGGGCGCAACCGCGTGAACCGCCGCAACGTCACGGCATTCGACGCGCCCGTCATGGGCTTCGTCTTCGTTCATCAGGACATGCTCCCGTGGAGCGCCTTGGACGCTGGCCTCATGCTCCAGACCCTGTTCCTGTCCGCCAAGTCGCGTGGCATCGACTCCTGCCCGGTCGGCATCCTCGCCACCTGGCGCGAGCCCGTCGAAACCGAATTTGAGATCCCCGAGGGGTACCGGTTCATCACCGGTTTTGCGCTCGGTTACGCGGATCCCGAGGCCCCGATCAACGCGATGCAGGCGCCGCGCCCGCCGATCCAGCTTCTCGAAGGCAAGTAA
- a CDS encoding type II toxin-antitoxin system RelE family toxin — translation MYRVEFTSAAARQVRKLDRPVRARLLDAIESLATSPHPDGVKKLASSENAWRIRVGDYRIIYSIEDDILVVTVVRVAHRREVYRS, via the coding sequence ATGTACCGCGTCGAATTCACCTCAGCGGCGGCGCGACAGGTACGCAAGCTGGATCGACCGGTGCGCGCCCGCTTGCTGGATGCCATCGAATCGCTCGCCACTTCTCCTCACCCCGACGGAGTCAAGAAGCTCGCGAGCTCGGAGAACGCGTGGCGCATCCGCGTCGGCGACTACCGGATCATCTACTCAATCGAGGACGACATCCTGGTCGTGACGGTCGTGCGCGTCGCACACCGCCGCGAGGTCTACCGCTCGTAG
- a CDS encoding type II toxin-antitoxin system Phd/YefM family antitoxin: MNTLATTLSTRELRANLSDVLGRASYGGERIGVTKNGRLAAIVIGVDDLLALEELEDARDLAAFREAVRNDDGQRVSLDDLRAELND; the protein is encoded by the coding sequence ATGAACACACTCGCTACGACGCTCTCCACTCGCGAGCTGCGCGCAAACCTCTCCGACGTCCTCGGACGAGCCTCCTACGGCGGCGAGCGTATCGGAGTGACGAAGAACGGCCGCCTCGCGGCAATCGTGATCGGCGTCGATGACCTGTTGGCCTTGGAAGAACTCGAGGATGCACGCGATCTCGCAGCCTTCCGCGAGGCGGTACGCAACGACGACGGGCAGCGCGTCAGCCTGGACGACCTGCGCGCTGAGCTCAACGACTAG
- a CDS encoding methylated-DNA--[protein]-cysteine S-methyltransferase, translating into MPTESTPSSSDPALATYDSPIGSLTLAARGGSLVGLWVVGQRFFGCPIGIGEASARSALDLTSSVSRDSVRARAGWGEADARALGAAMSWLDGYFAGEAPSPATIPLAPEGTDFQRHVWEAMDAIPYGATRTYGHLTATLRDAGVPASAQAIGGAVGRNPLLLIRPCHRVVAATGPGGYAAGAEAKAWLLAHEAATASPVS; encoded by the coding sequence ATGCCTACCGAGAGCACCCCGAGCAGTTCTGATCCGGCGCTCGCCACCTACGACTCCCCCATCGGCAGCCTCACGCTGGCCGCGCGGGGCGGTTCGCTCGTCGGCTTGTGGGTGGTCGGGCAGCGTTTCTTCGGCTGCCCCATCGGCATCGGCGAGGCCTCGGCGCGCTCCGCGCTCGACCTGACCTCGTCCGTTTCTCGGGACAGCGTCCGCGCCAGGGCCGGGTGGGGCGAGGCGGACGCGCGGGCTCTGGGCGCGGCGATGTCCTGGCTCGACGGATACTTCGCGGGCGAGGCCCCCTCCCCCGCCACCATTCCCCTCGCGCCCGAGGGCACGGACTTCCAGAGACACGTGTGGGAGGCAATGGACGCTATCCCCTACGGCGCGACGCGCACGTACGGGCACCTCACGGCCACGCTGCGGGACGCAGGTGTGCCCGCGTCGGCCCAGGCGATCGGCGGAGCGGTGGGGCGTAATCCCTTGCTGCTCATCCGCCCCTGCCACAGGGTCGTGGCGGCCACCGGCCCGGGCGGCTACGCGGCCGGAGCGGAGGCGAAAGCCTGGCTGCTTGCGCACGAGGCGGCCACGGCCTCGCCGGTGAGCTGA
- a CDS encoding protoglobin domain-containing protein has translation MTAYDHSSGYTYGTDAVPTSPLTLEDLRQIEAAAHVQPGDAELLSRAEPILAPHAMEMVDTWRGILAQKTYLAAHSAHPDGQPNPEYAQASKPRFAQWIIDMCTRERDQAWLDYQYLIGARHMSAAKNAADGADSTPFVPLRYVLAFIAPTVEVGHRLLAEGFEGDELSAVRDAWTRAVTVAVTVWAYAYREHPEQF, from the coding sequence ATGACCGCTTACGACCACTCGTCGGGGTACACCTACGGCACCGATGCCGTCCCCACATCCCCGCTCACACTCGAGGATCTACGCCAGATTGAGGCCGCCGCACACGTCCAGCCCGGTGACGCAGAGCTGCTCTCACGAGCAGAACCCATCCTGGCGCCACACGCTATGGAAATGGTCGACACGTGGCGCGGAATTCTGGCTCAGAAGACGTATCTGGCAGCACATTCCGCGCACCCGGACGGGCAGCCGAACCCCGAGTACGCGCAGGCGTCAAAGCCGCGCTTCGCCCAGTGGATCATCGACATGTGCACGCGCGAGCGTGACCAGGCGTGGTTGGACTACCAGTACCTGATCGGCGCACGGCACATGTCCGCAGCGAAGAACGCGGCGGATGGGGCGGACTCGACGCCATTCGTGCCACTGCGCTACGTGCTCGCCTTCATCGCGCCGACTGTGGAGGTCGGTCACCGTCTCCTCGCGGAGGGCTTCGAGGGTGACGAACTGAGCGCCGTCCGTGATGCCTGGACTCGCGCTGTGACTGTCGCCGTGACAGTGTGGGCGTATGCCTACCGAGAGCACCCCGAGCAGTTCTGA